A window from Citrus sinensis cultivar Valencia sweet orange chromosome 3, DVS_A1.0, whole genome shotgun sequence encodes these proteins:
- the LOC127901157 gene encoding golgin candidate 4-like, producing MRGTLANYKENLNKIALDVHYDDDGEELKIYDSRNVDDMSVSDRRDSHSFANSKSVSWSPVSNGFESPHDPEIERYKAEIKRLQESEAEIKALSVNYAALLKEKEEQISRFNGEYGLLKQNLDATNAALNAFRNGNSKASSNGINIPKGSGDLSPSRQHKLTAQVKNRHAGHQLQNGFSKQDGVSNGSHALQTEVVQSSKMQGKEKELADLLEEKNRSLAAERAAYESQTRQLRMELEQQRNKFADVQLKLQEEQRLNESFQDELKSLKMDKDKTSIEITEMRKELNGKLSELRRLQMELNRREDGDANDVVENLKRVVATLEKENNSLKMEKTELVAALEKNRKSSNEKIFPDASEYPSRLDGKMVSSESFPGKEEMEQSLQKLEKDLKETCSERDKALQELTRLKQHLIEKAQEESEKMDEDSKIIEELRENNEYQRAQILHLENVLKQTLAKQEEFKMMNHSEIQKSKEIIDGLNNKLANCMRTIEAKNVELLNLQTALGQYFAEIEAKGHLERELALAREESAKLSEYLKNADQRAEVSRSEKEEILVKLSHSEKMLAEGKGRANKLEEDNAKLRLAVEQSMTRLNRMSVDSDFLVDRRIVIKLLVTYFQRNHSKEVLDLMVRMLGFSDEDKQRIGMAQQGAGKGVVRGVLGLPGRLVGGIIGGSQADANAKMASENQSFADLWVDFLLKETEERERRESAENMARSKEDIHGRSRTTAETSPTAVPGFSRSNLSPSQNLNPLSSQGNFRQLEHSDSEFSTVPLSSSKSNSRLSRLLPDH from the exons ATGAGGGGCACCCTTGCAAATTATAAGGAAAACCTAAACAAGATCGCACTTGATGTGCACTACGACGACGATGGGGAAGAGCTCAAGATCTACGATTCACGCAATGTAGACGACATGTCGGTCTCTGATCGTAGGGATTCTCACAGTTTTGCCAATTCAAAGTCCGTTTCATGGTCTCCGGTATCAAATGGTTTCGAATCACCGCATGATCCTGAg ATTGAACGGTATAAAGCGGAAATTAAGAGGCTTCAAGAATCCGAGGCGGAAATTAAAGCATTATCAGTTAATTATGCGGCCTTGTTAAAGGAGAAAGAG GAACAGATTTCCAGATTTAATGGAGAATATGGCTTGTTGAAGCAAAATCTGGATGCAACGAATGCTGCTCTGAATGCATTTAGAAATGGAAATTCGAAAGCATCAAGTAACGGCATTAACATTCCCAAG GGTAGTGGTGATCTATCACCAAGTAGACAGCATAAACTTACAGCTCAAGTAAAAAACCGCCACGCCGGGCATCAATTGCAGAATGGTTTCTCTAAACAAGATGGAGTGAGCAATGGGTCACATGCTTTACAAACTGAAGTTGTACAAAGTAGTAAGATGCAAGGGAAAGAAAAG GAGCTTGCAGATTTGCTGGAAGAGAAAAATAGGTCCCTGGCTGCAGAACGAGCAGCTTATGAGTCACAAACAAGACAACTTAGGATGGAGCTTGAACAACAACGCAATAAGTTCGCTGATGTACAGTTAAAATTACAAG aGGAACAGAGGCTGAATGAATCTTTCCAGGATGAGCTCAAGTCACTTAAAATGGATAAGGATAAA ACTTCCATTGAAATCACTGAAATGCGCAAAGAATTGAATGGAAAATTATCAGAATTAAGACGACTGCAAATGGAGTTAAATAGAAGAGAGGATGGAGATGCAAATGATGTcgtggagaatttgaaaagagTAGTTGCAACTCTagagaaggaaaataatagtCTTAag ATGGAGAAAACTGAACTCGTGGCTGCTTTGGAAAAGAACAGGAAATCATCCAATGAAAAAATCTTTCCAGATGCTTCAGAGTATCCAAGTAGATTGGATGGG AAGATGGTGTCATCAGAAAGTTTTCcaggaaaagaagaaatggaGCAATCTTTGCAGAAATTGGAGAAAGACTTGAAGGAAACATGCTCTGAAAGGGACAAAGCATTGCAGGAATTAACCCGTCTTAAGCAGCATCTGATAGAAAAG GCACAAGAAGAATCAGAAAAAATGGATGAGGACAGTAAGATCATTGAAGAGCTTCGTGAGAATAATGAATATCAAAGGGCTCAAATATTGCATTTGGAAAATGTTCTGAAACAGACTCTTGCAAAGCAGGAAGAATTCAAGATGATGAACCACAGTGAAATTCAGAAGTCTAAGGAAATCATTGATGGTCTGAACAATAAACTTGCAAACTGTATGAGGACAATAGAAGCAAAAAATGTTGAACTTCTGAATCTTCAAACTGCTCTCGGCCAGTATTTTGCTGAAATTGAAGCTAAG GGACATTTGGAGCGTGAGTTGGCTTTGGCAAGAGAAGAATCAGCTAAACTTTCTGAGTATTTGAAA AATGCAGATCAACGAGCAGAAGTATCAAGGAGCGAGAAGGaagaaattttggttaagctTTCGCATTCTGAAAAAATGTTGGCAGAAGGCAAGGGTAGGGCAAACAAGCTTGAGGAAGATAATGCAAAACTACGCCTTGCTGTTGAACAAAGTATGACAAGGCTTAACAGAATGTCAgtggattcagattttctTGTAGACAG GCGCATCGTGATAAAGTTACTAGTCACCTACTTCCAGAGAAACCACAGTAAAGAG GTTCTGGATCTTATGGTCCGGATGCTAGGATTTTCTGATGAAGACAAGCAAAGAATAGGCATGGCTCAACAAGGTGCAGGCAAAGGTGTTGTTCGCGGAGTTTTGGGTCTACCTGGTCGTCTAGTTGGCGGAATCATAGGAGGAAGTCAGGCAGATGCAAATGCAAAAATGGCATCTGAAAATCAG TCCTTTGCAGATCTATGGGTTGACTTTCTTCTTAAGGAAactgaagaaagagagaggagAGAATCTGCTGAAAATATGGCCAGATCCAAGGAAGATATACATGGAAGAAGTCGAACTACTGCAGAGACTAGCCCCACTGCAGTCCCTGGGTTTTCAAGATCGAATTTATCTCCTAGCCAAAATCTTAATCCCTTGTCCTCTCAAGGAAATTTTCGGCAGTTGGAACATTCTGATTCAGAGTTCTCAACAGTTCCTCTCTCATCATCAAAGAGCAATTCTCGCCTCTCAAGACTACTCCCGGATCACTGA
- the LOC102625122 gene encoding reticulon-like protein B5, whose product MAEREENPAEPPMEKVSEKIHDHDSSSSSSSDSDNEEPAAQSSVKADIYRLFGRERPVHQVFGGGKPADVFLWRNKKISAGVLGGATAIWVLFELFEYHLLTLVCHTLILALAILFLWANAHTFIKKAPPCIPEVHLPEEPFLQVASAFRIELNHAFAVLRSIASGRDLKSFLMAIAALWVLSVVGSWCNFLTLFYIALVLLHILPVLYEKYEDKIDPLAEKAMIEIKKQYAVFDAKVLSKIPVKAKRV is encoded by the exons ATGGCGGAGCGTGAAGAGAATCCGGCGGAACCGCCAATGGAGAAGGTAAGCGAGAAGATTCACGATCACGATTCCTCGTCATCGTCGTCTTCGGATTCTGATAATGAGGAACCGGCTGCCCAGTCGTCTGTGAAGGCGGATATTTATCGTTTATTTGGCAGAGAGCGGCCGGTTCACCAGGTTTTCGGTGGTGGAAAGC CTGCTGATGTTTTTTTGTGGAGGAACAAGAAGATTTCAGCGGGTGTACTAGGTGGAGCCACGGCTATCTGGGTCCTTTTCGAGTTGTTTGAATACCACCTGCTTACTTTGGTCTGCCACACCTTAATTCTTGCACTTGCAATCTTGTTCCTGTGGGCCAATGCCCATACCTTCATTAAGAA GGCCCCACCCTGCATCCCTGAAGTTCATCTTCCTGAGGAGCCATTCCTGCAGGTTGCTTCTGCCTTTAGGATTGAACTCAACCATGCTTTTGCAGTATTGCGGAGTATTGCATCAGGAAGAGATTTGAAGAGTTTTCTCATG GCTATAGCTGCCTTGTGGGTGCTGTCAGTTGTGGGGAGTTGGTGCAACTTCTTGACCTTGTTTTATATAG CTTTGGTTTTGCTGCACATTTTGCCTGTTCTCTATGAGAAGTATGAGGACAAGATTGATCCCTTAGCTGAGAAGGCAAtgattgagataaaaaaacaatatgcAGTATTTGATGCCAAGGTTTTGAGTAAGATTCCAGTCAAAGCCAAGAGGGTTTAA
- the LOC127901158 gene encoding probable methyltransferase At1g29790 → MRKPNVLMKLGSFRGVHTSIFILGTFALLISIATLSKFYSIRSLLVADAFCNYNVDLKSEGRNGSQVIRGTVQIVMEKIRKEMSDLRDLPMDSSSPASLLRHSAFLADILGLLESVQEYLPLNEGIGYWHNSEIKAVHPLLKPKQQSDEPADYFLIEEIRKYVKVKPNRLGKQNFMGANGTFNSIGHTCFSMKKELEEYMDYDVGEICNDDWKLAQKLMVHGCDPLPRRRCFSRAPQLYSRPFYINESMWKLPDNRNVRWSQYRCKNFTCLASNATHKGFFKCADCFNLTDHEMPRWIKNVDIDPITNLTADFLIPEVLDIKPGEIRIGLDFSIGTGTFAARMREFNVTLVSAIINLGAPFNEMIALRGLVPLYITINQRVPFFDNTLDLIHTTRFLDGWIDFVLLDFILYDWDRVLRPGGLLWIDSFFCAKEDMNDYLEVFKMLKYKKHKWVVVPKRDKDDREVFFSAVLEKPPRPFRR, encoded by the coding sequence ATGAGGAAGCCAAATGTTCTGATGAAGTTAGGATCATTTAGAGGGGTTCACAcgtctatttttattttgggtaCATTTGCTCTTCTTATTTCTATTGCTACCTTGTCGAAGTTCTACTCCATCAGATCTCTTCTTGTCGCTGATGCCTTCTGCAATTATAATGTTGATCTCAAGAGTGAAGGCAGAAATGGGAGTCAAGTGATCAGAGGCACAGTTCAAATTGTTATGGAGAAAATTCGAAAAGAAATGAGTGACTTGAGAGATTTGCCAATGGATTCATCATCACCAGCATCTCTGTTGAGACACAGTGCTTTTCTTGCTGACATTCTGGGACTTCTTGAGTCAGTGCAGGAATATTTGCCGTTGAATGAAGGGATTGGTTATTGGCATAACAGTGAAATCAAAGCTGTCCATCCTCTGTTAAAACCAAAGCAACAGTCTGATGAGCCAGCTGACTACTTTTTGATTGAAGAGATTCGCAAGTATGTTAAGGTCAAGCCTAACAGATTAGGAAAACAGAATTTCATGGGAGCTAACGGAACATTCAATAGTATTGGCCACACTTGTTTTTCCATGAAGAAAGAGCTTGAAGAATACATGGATTACGATGTTGGTGAAATCTGCAATGATGACTGGAAGCTAGCTCAAAAGCTGATGGTTCATGGCTGTGATCCCTTACCAAGAAGACGATGCTTCTCAAGAGCCCCTCAGCTCTATAGCCGGCCTTTTTACATCAACGAGTCTATGTGGAAGCTTCCAGACAATAGAAATGTGCGATGGAGTCAGTATAGATGCAAAAACTTCACTTGTCTTGCTAGCAATGCAACTCATAAAGGGTTCTTCAAATGTGCTGATTGTTTTAATCTTACTGATCATGAAATGCCCAGATGGATTAAGAATGTAGACATAGATCCCATCACCAATTTAACTGCAGACTTTTTGATACCTGAAGTGCTTGATATTAAGCCTGGCGAGATTCGAATTGGATTAGATTTCAGCATAGGAACAGGGACTTTTGCGGCAAGAATGAGAGAGTTCAATGTCACATTAGTCTCAGCAATTATTAATCTCGGGGCACCTTTTAATGAAATGATAGCTCTAAGAGGGCTTGTCCCTTTGTACATAACAATAAATCAGCGGGTTCCATTCTTTGACAATACCCTGGATTTGATCCACACGACAAGATTTCTTGACGGATGGATTGATTTTGTGCTCCTGGACTTCATATTATACGATTGGGATAGAGTTTTGAGGCCTGGGGGTTTACTTTGGATTGACAGCTTCTTCTGCGCCAAGGAAGATATGAATGATTATTTGGAGGTCTTTAAGATGCTGAAGTACAAGAAGCATAAATGGGTCGTTGTTCCAAAGAGGGATAAAGATGATCGAGAGGTTTTCTTTTCTGCTGTTTTAGAGAAGCCACCGAGACCTTTCCGAAGATAA
- the LOC102624556 gene encoding RING-H2 finger protein ATL67 → MSTPATPSPNYLTNIGLGYSIAIALGFLVLLSTVLLASYICCRRNNSSHNSNANPHENNNSVSNDGIILPRIIFVAEDDGQEENRNQDDDNLVVGLDQAVINSYPKFQFTKESVSGNNNSNNINTTCSICLCEYKDLEMLRMMPECRHYFHLCCVDAWLKLNGSCPVCRNSPLPTPLSTPLQEVVPLSQYAADRRRR, encoded by the coding sequence ATGTCCACTCCCGCTACTCCCTCACCAAATTATCTCACAAACATAGGCCTGGGCTATTCCATCGCCATTGCTCTCGGCTTCTTAGTCCTTCTCTCCACCGTCCTCCTCGCTTCTTATATTTGTTGCCGTCGCAACAACAGCAGCCATAATTCAAACGCAAACCCACATGAAAATAACAACAGTGTTTCTAATGATGGAATCATTCTCCCtcgtattatttttgttgctgAAGATGACGGCCAGGAGGAGAACCGGAACCAAGATGACGATAACTTAGTCGTTGGTCTTGATCAAGCTGTTATTAATTCGTACCCCAAGTTTCAGTTCACTAAAGAGAGTGTTTCGGGTaacaataatagtaataatattaatacgaCGTGTTCCATTTGTCTTTGTGAGTACAAGGATTTGGAGATGTTAAGGATGATGCCTGAGTGTAGACACTATTTTCATCTCTGTTGTGTTGATGCTTGGCTTAAGCTTAATGGGTCCTGCCCCGTTTGTCGAAACTCCCCGTTGCCCACCCCGCTTTCTACGCCGTTGCAAGAGGTCGTGCCTTTGTCTCAATATGCTGCCGATCGAAGGAGGAGATGA
- the LOC127900860 gene encoding uncharacterized protein LOC127900860, whose amino-acid sequence MAEKKKAPGADHDRLSSGGDDENIMASWAAKARRRRSIKICCCIAALLVILAIVILIILIFTVFRVKNPKIRLNNWTITKLELVNGTIPKPGVNISLIADMSVKNPNVASFKYGDTIITGLYHRGDLVGEARGPPGLVRAWRTLRMNLTVDLITDRAMSSPNLSADIESDRAVLQKQKHSGKVVEELTKNPKKDTEEIPKKNWQRQSPM is encoded by the exons ATGGcagaaaagaagaaagctCCGGGAGCAGATCATGATCGCCTGAGCAGCGGTGGCGATGACGAAAACATCATGGCCTCGTGGGCAGCGAAAGCCCGTCGCAGAAGATCAATCAAAATCTGCTGTTGCATCGCAGCCCTTTTGGTCATCCTAGCAATAGTGATTCTAATAATTCTAATCTTCACTGTATTTCGTGTCAAGAATCCCAAAATCAGATTGAACAACTGGACAATCACCAAGCTCGAACTAGTTAACGGTACAATTCCGAAGCCTGGGGTGAACATATCACTGATAGCAGACATGTCAGTGAAAAATCCAAACGTAGCATCTTTCAAATACGGCGACACCATTATCACAGGTCTATACCACCGTGGGGACCTGGTGGGCGAAGCCAGGGGCCCACCGGGTCTAGTCCGGGCTTGGCGGACCCTGCGGATGAATCTCACTGTCGACTTGATCACAGACCGGGCGATGTCGAGCCCCAATTTGAGCGCGGACATTGAGTCAG ATCGAGCTGtacttcaaaaacaaaaacattccGGTAAAGTTGTAGAAGAGTTGACCAAGAATCCAAAGAAAGATACTGAAGAAATCCCAAAGAAAAACTGGCAAAGGCAATCGCCAATGTGA
- the LOC102625868 gene encoding desiccation protectant protein Lea14 homolog isoform X1, giving the protein MNESLKCLSGRNILACAHQTYTYLLIGDLLCVDKMAQLVDKAKNYVTDKVTNMRKPEASLSKFRLKGVSREGVDYLADVSIDNPYSHSIPICEISYVLKSDGRVIATGTIPDPGSIKGNDKTVLNVPVKVPHSVLVSLVKDIARDWDIDYLLEVGLIIDLPLIGNFTIPLSTQGEVKLPTLTDFFKN; this is encoded by the exons ATGAACGAAAGTCTTAAGTGCCTGAGTGGCAGAAATATTCTCGCGTGTGCTCATCAAACATATACGTATTTATTAATTGGTGATTTATTATGTGTGGATAAAATGGCGCAGTTGGTGGACAAGGCAAAGAACTATGTGACGGACAAGGTGACGAATATGAGGAAGCCGGAGGCCAGCCTCTCCAAATTTCGTCTCAAGGGCGTGAGTCGTGAAGGCGTGGATTATTTGGCCGATGTCTCTATTGATAATCCTTACAGCCATTCAATTCCCATTTGTGAGATCTCCTATGTCCTCAAAAGCGATGGCAG GGTGATAGCCACAGGAACAATTCCGGACCCTGGGTCAATAAAAGGCAATGACAAAACAGTGCTGAATGTGCCAGTGAAGGTGCCCCATAGCGTACTTGTGAGCTTGGTCAAAGATATTGCAAGGGACTGGGACATTGATTATCTACTCGAAGTGGGTCTCATTATTGACCTTCCTCTCATTGGCAACTTCACTATTCCTCTTTCCACCCAGGGCGAGGTCAAACTCCCTACGCTCactgatttttttaagaattag
- the LOC102625868 gene encoding desiccation protectant protein Lea14 homolog isoform X2: MSRGLVDKAKNYVTDKVTNMRKPEASLSKFRLKGVSREGVDYLADVSIDNPYSHSIPICEISYVLKSDGRVIATGTIPDPGSIKGNDKTVLNVPVKVPHSVLVSLVKDIARDWDIDYLLEVGLIIDLPLIGNFTIPLSTQGEVKLPTLTDFFKN, encoded by the exons ATGTCAAGGGGG TTGGTGGACAAGGCAAAGAACTATGTGACGGACAAGGTGACGAATATGAGGAAGCCGGAGGCCAGCCTCTCCAAATTTCGTCTCAAGGGCGTGAGTCGTGAAGGCGTGGATTATTTGGCCGATGTCTCTATTGATAATCCTTACAGCCATTCAATTCCCATTTGTGAGATCTCCTATGTCCTCAAAAGCGATGGCAG GGTGATAGCCACAGGAACAATTCCGGACCCTGGGTCAATAAAAGGCAATGACAAAACAGTGCTGAATGTGCCAGTGAAGGTGCCCCATAGCGTACTTGTGAGCTTGGTCAAAGATATTGCAAGGGACTGGGACATTGATTATCTACTCGAAGTGGGTCTCATTATTGACCTTCCTCTCATTGGCAACTTCACTATTCCTCTTTCCACCCAGGGCGAGGTCAAACTCCCTACGCTCactgatttttttaagaattag
- the LOC127901160 gene encoding probable WRKY transcription factor 43, translated as MEGREPQPVSSPMSPQTNYLFTPSIPSSSMQPATLEPQVLPEIDWVSLLSAQSTDHNMMESTSHLNPENGGGRDQQDQGCKENKRKGSRMKKATRPRFAFQTRSADDILDDGYRWRKYGQKAVKNSLYPRSYYRCTHHTCNVKKQVQRLSKDTSIVVTTYEGIHNHPCEKLMETLTPLLKQMQFLARF; from the exons aTGGAAGGACGAGAACCACAGCCGGTGTCATCTCCAATGTCGCCACAGACTAATTACTTATTCACACCCTCAATCCCGTCTTCGTCGATGCAACCAGCTACTCTAGAGCCTCAAGTTCTTCCGGAGATTGATTGGGTTAGCCTTCTTTCTGCTCAGTCAACTGATCACAATATGATGGAAAGTACTAGTCATCTTAACCCTGAAAATGGCGGAGGTCGTGATCAACAAGATCAGGGTTGTAAAGAGAATAAAAGGAAAGGGTCTAGGATGAAGAAGGCCACACGGCCTAGGTTCGCTTTTCAGACTAGAAGTGCCGATGATATTCTTGACGATGGATACCGTTGGAGAAAATATGGTCAGAAAGCTGTCAAGAACAGCTTATATCCCAG GAGCTACTACCGGTGCACGCATCACACATGCAACGTGAAGAAACAGGTCCAAAGGCTATCAAAAGACACCAGCATCGTGGTCACAACTTATGAGGGAATCCACAACCATCCTTGCGAGAAGCTCATGGAAACCCTAACTCCTCTTCTCAAGCAAATGCAGTTCCTTGCTCgcttctaa
- the LOC127901159 gene encoding uncharacterized protein LOC127901159: MRRSLTSLVRPLTATRGFSTNSEKIVASVLFERLPVVIPKIDPVVYAFQEFSFRWRQQYRRRYPDEFLDKSNSRGKGDYQMEYVPAPRITETDKTNDRKSLQRALDRRLYLILYGETFGAPGGKPIWHFPEKVYESEESLRKCAECALQSVLGDLSHTYFVGNAPMGHMVMQPAEKMPDVPSYKQFFFKSQVIASNKFTIGKCEDFVWVTKDELMEYFPESAEFLNKMIIS, encoded by the exons ATGCGGAGATCGTTAACGTCGTTGGTTCGGCCTCTCACGGCAACTCGAGGGTTTAGTACTAACTCAGAGAAAATCGTTGCGTCCGTTCTGTTCGAGAGATTGCCTGTTGTTATTCCGAAAATTGACCCTGTGGTTTACGCATTTCAGGAGTTCTC GTTTCGATGGAGACAGCAATACAGACGCAGATATCCTGATGAATTTTTAGACAAGTCTAATTCTAG AGGAAAAGGCGACTACCAAATGGAATACGTACCAGCTCCTCGGATTACTGAAACTGACAAAACAAATGATAGAAA GTCATTACAGAGAGCACTTGACAGAAGACTGTACCTTATTCTCTATGGCGAAACTTTTGGAGCTCCTGGTGGGAAGCCTATCTGGCATTTTCCAGAAAAAGTTTATGAGTCTGAGGAGAGTTTGCGCAAG TGTGCAGAGTGTGCATTACAATCTGTACTGGGTGACCTTTCCCACACTTATTTTGTCGGAAATGCTCCCATGGGTCATATGGTAATGCAGCCTGCAGAAAAGATGCCAGACGTTCCATCATATAAG CAATTCTTCTTCAAGTCTCAAGTGATTGCGAGCAACAAGTTTACAATTGGCAAGTGTGAGGATTTTGTTTGGGTGACCAAGGATGAACTCATGGAGTATTTTCCTGAGAGCGCTGAATTTCTTAACAAGATGATCATCAGCTGA
- the LOC102623123 gene encoding uncharacterized protein LOC102623123: MLTTNAPALSFVKPFLLFRFRAFSTSPRTISIFPATKLHSFHSRRSRVCAFIAMTGNNAAAGVSSPEHVAGKWYSVPDLRLRDHRFTVPLDYALDRDVSPKISLFAREVVAVGKEEQSLPYLLFLQGGPGFECRGPTESSGWINKACEEFRVVLMDQRGTGLSTPLSVSSMLQMKSAKDLVDYLKHFRADSIVNDAEFIRVRLDPDAKPWTVLGQSYGGFCAVTYLSFAPQGLKQVLLTGGTPPLGNGCSADSVYRVAFEQVIRQNEKYYKRFPQDVEIVREIVKHLAESEGGGVLLPSGGILTPRVLQLVGLSALGSSTGFERLHYMLETAWDPVIVPGAPKLLSYCFLKAVENFLSFDTNPLYALMQETIYCQGASSQWSAQRIRAEYEGKFDAIKAAKEDHPVLFTGEMIFPWMFDEIHALKPFKEAANLLAEKKDWTPLYNIETLKNNKVPVAAAVYYEDMYVNFKVAMETASQIAGIRLWITNEYMHSGLRDAGGKVLDHLLGMLNGKKPLF, translated from the exons ATGCTGACAACTAACGCGCCAGCGCTCTCCTTCGTAAAACCATTCCTCCTTTTTCGTTTCCGCGCTTTCTCGACATCTCCTCGCACCATTTCAATATTTCCAGCCACAAAACTTCACTCCTTCCACTCACGCCGGAGTAGGGTCTGCGCATTCATCGCCATGACCGGAAACAATGCCGCGGCTGGCGTATCATCGCCGGAACACGTTGCGGGGAAGTGGTACTCCGTACCGGATCTCCGGCTTCGCGATCATCGCTTCACTGTCCCTCTCGATTACGCCCTCGATCGCGATGTCTCTCCTAAGATCTCCCTTTTTGCTCGCGAAGTTGTTGCTG TTGGAAAAGAGGAGCAATCATTGCCGTATCTGTTAtttttacaaggtgggcctGGTTTTGAATGCCGGGGGCCAACTGAATCCAGTGGATGGATAAATAAAGCATGTGAAGAATTTCGTGTTGTATTGATGGATCAG AGAGGAACAGGCTTATCTACTCCTCTGTCAGTATCATCTATGCTGCAAATGAAGTCTGCTAAGGATTTAGTTGACTACTTAAAACATTTTAGAGCTGATAGTATTGTAAATGACGCTGAATTCATCCGTGTTCGTCTTGATCCTGATGCTAAACCTTGGACGGTCTTGGGCCAG AGCTATGGTGGTTTTTGTGCGGTCACCTATTTGAGTTTTGCACCACAAGGGCTCAAACAAGTCCTTCTAACTGGAGGAACTCCTCCTTTAGGAAATGGTTGCTCTGCAGATTCTGTGTACAGAGTGGCCTTTGAACAAGTTATTCGTCAAAACGAGAAGTATTACAAGAGATTTCCTCAGGATGTTGAAATTGTTCGTGAAATTGTGAAGCACTTGGCAGAATCCGAAGGAGGTGGG GTTCTTCTCCCATCTGGGGGTATATTAACCCCAAGGGTTTTGCAGTTAGTTGGGCTTTCCGCTTTAGGATCGAGTACTGGTTTTGAACGCTTACACTATAT GTTGGAGACTGCCTGGGATCCTGTAATAGTTCCAGGGGCACCAAAACTCCTCAGTTACTGTTTCTTAAAAGCT gttgagaattttttaagttttgataCAAACCCACTCTATGCCTTAATGCAGGAGACTATATACTGTCAA GGTGCTTCATCACAATGGTCTGCTCAAAGAATAAGGGCTGAATATGAAGGCAAATTTGATGCTATCAAGGCTGCAAAAGAAGATCATCCTGTACTTTTCACAGGAGAG ATGATATTCCCATGGATGTTTGATGAGATTCATGCCTTGAAACCATTTAAAGAAGCTGCTAATTTGTTGGCTGAGAAGAAGGATTGGACCCCGCTCTATAACATTGAGACATTGAAGAATAACAAG GTACCTGTTGCAGCTGCCGTGTATTATGAGGATATGTATGTTAATTTTAAGGTGGCCATGGAGACTGCATCTCAAATAGCAGGAATTAGGCTATGGATAACAAATGAATACATGCATTCTGGTCTGCGCGATGCAGGGGGCAAGGTTTTGGATCATTTGTTGGGAATGTTAAATGGAAAGAAGCCTTTGTTCTGA